One Oscillospiraceae bacterium genomic region harbors:
- the rny gene encoding ribonuclease Y, with product MSPIITVLLVLVAAAVCGTLGFYLGGENRKRTAEAKIGSAEDEAKRIVNDAIKTAEAKRKETIVEAKDEAFKLKSEADKEIKDRRAEITRQERRMDQKEEALDKRSAAMERKEEDLKRRTETVEARLDELEQLKMRQTEKLETIAAMSQEDARAVLLKQVDDELTHEKAMKISAYQANMKDECDNIARELVGQAIARCAADATSEATVSVVPLPSDEMKGRIIGREGRNIRALETATGCDLIIDDTPEAITLSSFDQTRREVARMALERLIADGRIHPARIEETVDKCRRELEIQMKREGDKAVMDLGIHSLHPDLVKLIGRLKYRTSYGQNVLSHSLEVAWLAGLMAGELGINVQLARRAGLLHDIGKALDHEIEGSHVQIGVDICKKYRENPQVIHAIEAHHGDVEPKTTLAFIIMAADAISAARPGARRENMESYIKRLETLEALCNGFEGVESSYAVQAGREVRILVQPDKVSDDQVILLARNVAKKIENELDYPGQIKVSVIRESRATEYAK from the coding sequence ATGAGCCCAATTATCACTGTGCTGCTGGTCCTTGTTGCTGCTGCTGTTTGCGGGACGCTCGGTTTTTACCTGGGCGGCGAAAACCGCAAGCGCACGGCCGAAGCCAAGATCGGCTCGGCGGAAGACGAAGCCAAGCGCATCGTAAACGATGCCATCAAGACGGCTGAAGCCAAGCGCAAGGAAACCATCGTAGAAGCCAAAGACGAAGCCTTCAAACTCAAGAGCGAAGCTGACAAGGAGATCAAGGACCGCCGCGCCGAGATCACCCGCCAGGAGCGCCGCATGGACCAGAAGGAGGAGGCGCTGGACAAGCGCTCCGCCGCCATGGAGCGCAAAGAGGAAGACCTCAAGCGCCGCACCGAGACCGTGGAAGCCCGCCTGGACGAGCTGGAGCAGCTGAAAATGCGTCAGACCGAAAAGCTGGAGACCATCGCCGCCATGAGCCAGGAGGATGCCCGCGCCGTGCTGCTGAAGCAGGTGGACGACGAGCTGACCCACGAAAAGGCCATGAAGATCAGCGCCTACCAGGCCAACATGAAGGACGAGTGCGACAACATCGCCCGTGAGCTGGTCGGCCAGGCCATCGCCCGCTGTGCCGCCGATGCCACCAGCGAAGCTACCGTCAGCGTGGTGCCGCTGCCCAGCGACGAGATGAAGGGCCGCATCATCGGCCGTGAAGGCCGCAACATCCGCGCCCTCGAGACCGCCACCGGCTGCGACCTCATCATCGATGATACGCCGGAAGCCATCACCCTGTCCAGCTTTGACCAGACCCGCCGCGAGGTCGCCCGCATGGCCCTCGAGCGCCTGATCGCCGATGGCCGTATCCACCCGGCCCGCATCGAGGAGACCGTCGACAAGTGCCGCCGCGAGCTGGAGATTCAGATGAAGCGCGAGGGCGACAAGGCTGTCATGGATCTGGGTATCCACAGCCTGCACCCCGACCTGGTCAAGCTCATCGGCCGCCTGAAGTACCGCACCAGCTACGGCCAGAATGTGCTGAGCCACTCGCTGGAAGTTGCCTGGCTGGCCGGCCTGATGGCTGGCGAACTGGGCATCAACGTTCAGCTGGCCCGCCGCGCCGGCCTGCTGCATGACATCGGCAAGGCCCTTGACCACGAGATCGAGGGCAGCCACGTGCAGATCGGCGTCGACATCTGCAAGAAATACCGCGAGAACCCGCAGGTCATCCACGCCATCGAGGCCCACCACGGCGACGTGGAGCCCAAGACCACCCTGGCCTTCATCATCATGGCTGCCGATGCCATCTCCGCTGCCCGCCCCGGTGCCCGCCGCGAGAACATGGAGAGCTACATCAAGCGTCTGGAAACGCTGGAGGCCCTCTGCAACGGCTTCGAGGGCGTCGAAAGCTCCTACGCTGTCCAGGCTGGCCGCGAGGTCCGCATCCTGGTTCAGCCGGACAAGGTCAGCGACGATCAGGTCATCCTGCTGGCGCGCAATGTCGCCAAAAAGATCGAGAACGAGTTGGATTACCCCGGCCAGATCAAGGTCAGCGTCATCCGCGAAAGCCGCGCTACCGAGTACGCAAAATAA
- a CDS encoding ABC transporter ATP-binding protein/permease has protein sequence MTKIFKQLARHWAACLAVAALLIVQAYCDLSLPDYTSKIVDVGIQQGGIESPVPYTVRDTTLQALELLMTEDEAALAAQWYSEPDADGLRYLSKDADTAAAELESAFTTPDVVLYMAAAQNAARVAGSTETVTPTTYDLDAVSQQFAAMVQAPGAREMLQNQLAGAISQLDGTVADNLASQAVLLVSLEYEAQGIAHDVQIAYLLRIGGQMLGLTLLMVAAAVAVGFIASRVSAAIGRDLRREVFSTVVGYSNAEIEKFSTASLITRTTNDIQQVQFVCVILLRMVAYAPILGVGGILHVAAGNTGLSWIIFVAVAALLVLITILMNVAMPKFKQMQTLVDRLNLVSREILTGIMPIRAFSREKFEEARFDKANRDLMGTQLFTNRTMAAMMPFMTLIMNGTSLLIVWFGGKAMDLGNMQVGEMIAFITYTMQIVMSFLMLAMVAVMLPRAGVAADRIDEVIKTPATIHDPDAATAKPALERKNWNGEVEFKDVSFRYPGADSDALEHITFTARPGETTAIIGSTGCGKSTLLNLIPRFYDATGGAVCIDGVDVRDMPQATLHDLMGYVPQKGVLFSGTIDSNLKFAGEHITDEDVRTAAGIAQATEFIDAKPEGYASPIAQGGSNVSGGQKQRLSIARAIAKKPRIYLFDDSFSALDYKTDVALRRALKAQTDNATVIIVAQRISTVLHANRILVLDDGCIVGDGTHAQLMESCPEYQEIARSQLSQKELNLSKEGE, from the coding sequence ATGACGAAAATATTTAAACAGCTGGCACGCCATTGGGCGGCATGCCTGGCCGTGGCGGCCCTGCTGATCGTGCAGGCCTACTGCGACCTGTCCCTGCCGGACTACACAAGCAAGATCGTGGATGTTGGCATCCAGCAGGGCGGTATCGAAAGCCCGGTACCGTATACCGTCCGCGATACTACCCTGCAGGCATTGGAACTGCTGATGACCGAGGACGAGGCCGCCTTGGCCGCCCAGTGGTACAGCGAGCCTGACGCCGATGGTCTGCGTTATCTTTCTAAGGATGCCGACACTGCTGCGGCGGAGTTGGAATCCGCTTTCACCACACCCGATGTGGTGTTGTACATGGCTGCGGCCCAAAATGCTGCCCGGGTCGCCGGCAGTACCGAGACGGTGACCCCCACCACCTACGACCTGGATGCCGTCAGCCAGCAGTTTGCGGCGATGGTTCAGGCACCCGGCGCACGGGAGATGCTGCAAAACCAGCTTGCCGGGGCCATCTCCCAGCTGGATGGGACCGTGGCCGACAACCTTGCAAGCCAGGCCGTGCTGCTGGTTTCCCTCGAATACGAAGCCCAGGGCATCGCTCACGACGTGCAGATAGCGTATCTGCTGCGCATTGGCGGGCAGATGCTGGGCCTGACCCTGCTGATGGTTGCCGCCGCGGTGGCGGTAGGCTTCATCGCATCCCGCGTGTCGGCTGCCATTGGCCGCGACCTGCGCCGCGAGGTGTTCTCCACCGTCGTGGGTTACTCCAACGCGGAGATCGAAAAGTTTTCCACAGCGTCGTTGATAACCCGCACCACCAACGACATCCAGCAGGTGCAGTTCGTCTGTGTGATTCTGCTGCGCATGGTGGCCTATGCGCCTATTTTGGGTGTTGGCGGCATTTTGCACGTGGCAGCGGGCAATACCGGTCTTTCCTGGATCATCTTTGTGGCGGTGGCCGCGCTGCTGGTGCTTATCACCATCCTGATGAACGTGGCTATGCCGAAATTCAAGCAGATGCAGACGCTGGTCGATCGGCTGAACCTTGTCAGCCGCGAGATCCTGACCGGCATCATGCCCATCCGCGCCTTCAGCCGCGAAAAGTTTGAGGAAGCCCGTTTTGATAAAGCCAACCGCGATCTGATGGGCACCCAGCTGTTTACCAACCGCACCATGGCTGCCATGATGCCTTTTATGACTCTCATCATGAACGGCACCAGCCTGCTCATTGTCTGGTTCGGCGGTAAGGCCATGGACCTGGGCAACATGCAGGTGGGCGAGATGATCGCTTTCATCACCTACACAATGCAGATCGTCATGTCCTTCCTGATGCTGGCGATGGTAGCCGTCATGCTGCCCCGTGCCGGTGTGGCAGCCGACCGTATCGACGAGGTCATCAAGACGCCGGCCACCATCCACGACCCCGATGCCGCCACCGCCAAACCGGCGCTGGAACGCAAAAACTGGAATGGCGAAGTGGAGTTCAAGGATGTCAGCTTCCGCTATCCCGGCGCCGACAGCGACGCACTGGAGCACATTACCTTTACCGCCAGGCCCGGCGAGACCACGGCCATCATCGGCTCCACCGGCTGCGGCAAATCGACGCTTCTCAACCTGATCCCGCGCTTTTATGATGCCACCGGCGGTGCGGTCTGCATCGACGGCGTGGACGTGCGCGATATGCCCCAGGCCACGCTGCACGACCTGATGGGCTATGTGCCGCAAAAGGGCGTGCTGTTCAGCGGCACCATTGACAGCAACCTGAAATTTGCCGGCGAGCATATCACCGATGAGGACGTGCGTACCGCCGCCGGCATTGCCCAGGCCACCGAGTTTATCGATGCCAAGCCCGAGGGCTATGCAAGCCCCATTGCTCAGGGCGGCAGCAATGTCTCCGGCGGGCAGAAGCAGCGTCTTTCCATTGCGCGTGCCATCGCCAAAAAGCCGCGCATCTACCTGTTTGATGACAGTTTCTCGGCGCTGGATTACAAGACCGACGTGGCCCTGCGCCGTGCCCTGAAAGCCCAGACAGACAACGCCACCGTCATCATTGTGGCCCAGCGTATCTCCACAGTGCTGCATGCCAACCGCATCCTTGTATTGGACGATGGCTGCATCGTGGGCGACGGTACCCACGCCCAGCTGATGGAAAGCTGCCCCGAGTATCAGGAAATCGCCCGCAGTCAGCTGAGCCAGAAGGAATTGAACCTGTCGAAGGAGGGCGAGTGA
- a CDS encoding MarR family transcriptional regulator translates to MPGSEIPDLQGVFRFVSRLHTMSKRGMRGALADCPRCHFGMLENLHILIEQRGVEGAIYVSEVARAMRQPMPAVSRGLRMMEQDGSIVRETDPNDRRKTFVRITPQGEQARLQSEAALNAYFGRIMARMTPEQIDQMYALRGVLLDAIEAENDAMQKKISAQKQGGPVDDENI, encoded by the coding sequence ATGCCAGGTTCAGAGATCCCGGATCTGCAGGGGGTGTTTCGGTTTGTCTCGCGGCTGCACACAATGTCCAAGCGCGGCATGCGCGGCGCGTTGGCAGACTGTCCCAGATGCCATTTCGGCATGCTGGAAAACCTGCACATTCTAATCGAGCAGCGCGGCGTAGAGGGTGCAATTTATGTTTCCGAGGTGGCCCGTGCTATGCGGCAGCCTATGCCGGCCGTTTCCCGCGGGCTGCGCATGATGGAACAGGATGGCAGCATCGTGCGGGAAACTGATCCCAACGACCGGCGCAAAACTTTCGTGCGCATCACCCCACAGGGCGAGCAGGCGCGCCTGCAAAGCGAGGCGGCACTGAACGCCTACTTTGGCCGCATCATGGCACGGATGACACCGGAACAGATCGATCAGATGTACGCCCTGCGCGGTGTGCTGTTGGATGCAATTGAAGCAGAAAACGACGCCATGCAGAAAAAAATCAGCGCACAAAAACAGGGAGGACCTGTCGATGACGAAAATATTTAA
- a CDS encoding MFS transporter encodes MKLNSRRTILVGLAFLSICTFWQMYDSVMTLILTDTFKLNETFAGAIMAADNVLALFLLPFFGALSDKTSTRIGRRMPFIVGGTAAAAILMNLIPLLDDRYAASPSTGILVLFIIVLGLLLVSMGTYRSPAVALMPDVTPKPLRSRANAIINLMGAVGGILYLGLAAVLYPASKTKGVEHVSYRPLFFIVSMIMVVAVVVLYLTIKEPKLEAENQKLEAAHPEWNLATDDGTGHEVLPAPVKRSLSFLLVSISLWFIGYNGVTTWFTKYVEAVMGEGLGGASTCLLVATAGAIVSYIPIGALAAKIGRKRTIQCGIVLLAACFMLGYVLTTTYSSIQPIMYVVFALVGLAWAAINVNSLPMVVEMCRGSDIGKFTGYYYTFSMAAQVVTPIVAGSLMRAIDYRVLFPYAALFVALSFVTICFVKHGDAKAEAKKGLEAFEDMDN; translated from the coding sequence GTGAAACTGAACAGCCGCCGCACCATTCTGGTGGGTCTTGCGTTTTTGTCGATCTGCACGTTTTGGCAGATGTACGACAGCGTTATGACCTTAATTCTGACCGACACCTTTAAGCTGAACGAAACCTTTGCCGGTGCCATTATGGCTGCTGACAACGTACTGGCGCTGTTTTTGCTGCCGTTTTTCGGGGCGCTGTCCGATAAGACCAGCACCCGCATCGGGCGGCGCATGCCGTTTATCGTGGGCGGCACCGCAGCGGCAGCCATCTTGATGAACCTGATCCCGCTGCTGGACGACCGCTACGCCGCCAGCCCCAGCACCGGTATATTAGTGCTGTTCATTATTGTGCTGGGGCTGCTGCTGGTGTCCATGGGCACCTACCGCTCCCCCGCCGTGGCCCTGATGCCCGACGTGACCCCCAAGCCCCTGCGCAGCCGCGCCAACGCCATCATCAACCTGATGGGCGCCGTGGGCGGCATTTTGTACCTGGGGCTGGCGGCTGTGCTGTACCCGGCGTCCAAAACCAAGGGCGTGGAGCATGTCAGCTACCGGCCGCTGTTCTTCATCGTCTCGATGATCATGGTCGTGGCGGTGGTCGTTTTGTATCTGACCATCAAGGAGCCCAAGCTGGAAGCAGAAAACCAAAAGCTGGAAGCCGCTCATCCCGAGTGGAACCTTGCCACTGACGACGGCACCGGCCACGAGGTGCTGCCTGCGCCGGTCAAGCGCAGCCTGAGCTTTCTGCTGGTGTCCATCTCGCTGTGGTTCATTGGCTATAACGGCGTTACTACGTGGTTTACCAAGTATGTGGAGGCTGTCATGGGCGAGGGCCTGGGCGGGGCCTCCACCTGCCTGCTGGTTGCCACGGCGGGCGCTATTGTCTCGTACATTCCCATCGGTGCGCTGGCCGCTAAGATCGGCCGCAAGCGGACTATTCAGTGCGGTATCGTGCTGCTGGCCGCCTGCTTTATGCTGGGCTACGTGCTGACCACCACTTACAGTTCCATCCAACCCATTATGTACGTGGTGTTCGCGCTGGTGGGCCTTGCCTGGGCCGCCATCAACGTGAACTCCCTGCCTATGGTGGTGGAGATGTGCCGCGGCAGCGACATCGGCAAGTTTACCGGGTACTACTACACCTTCTCGATGGCCGCCCAGGTGGTAACCCCCATCGTGGCCGGCTCCCTGATGCGGGCCATTGACTACCGTGTGCTGTTCCCCTACGCCGCCCTGTTTGTGGCGCTGAGCTTTGTGACCATCTGCTTCGTCAAGCACGGCGACGCCAAGGCAGAGGCCAAAAAAGGGCTGGAAGCGTTTGAGGATATGGATAACTAA
- a CDS encoding ABC transporter ATP-binding protein/permease: MPRPGRMTTERAKDFKGSLLQLLRAMGKYKLSLIVVVVFAILSTIFNIAGPKILAKATTALATGWIAKLRGTGAIDFGYIGKILLILLGMYLLSSAFSFIQSWLMSGLSQKVCYDFRRQISEKIDRLPLAYFEKRTVGEVLSRITNDVDTLGQSLNQSVTQLITSVTTMIGVLIMMLSISPKMTLIALLILPVSLALVLLVVKFSQKYFKAQQATLGVVNGQVEEIYSGHNVIKAFNRENAVLADFNAANDKLYESAWKSQFLSGLMQPIMNFVGNLGYVAVAVAGSIFAAAGAITIGDIQAFIQYVKNFTQPIQQLAQVSNMLQSMAAASERVFEFLGEEEEDQLADPACRADPAAIDGQVTFDHVRFGYTPEKTVIHDFSCKVRPGQKVAIVGPTGAGKTTMVKLLMRFYDVDAGAITLNGRNVRDFDRSALREGFGMVLQDTWLFKGTIMENIRYGRLDATDEEVIAAAKAANADHFIRTLPGGYQMELNEDASNVSQGQKQLLTIARAILADNRILILDEATSSVDTRTEQRIQSAMDRLMKGRTSFVIAHRLSTIRDADKILVMRDGDIVEQGTHDELIDQGGFYADLYNSQFEDVTA; the protein is encoded by the coding sequence ATGCCAAGACCCGGACGCATGACCACCGAGCGCGCCAAAGACTTTAAGGGCAGCCTGCTGCAGCTGCTGCGGGCGATGGGCAAGTATAAGCTTTCGCTCATCGTGGTCGTTGTTTTTGCCATTTTGTCTACCATATTTAATATAGCAGGCCCCAAAATTCTCGCCAAGGCCACCACGGCCCTGGCCACCGGCTGGATCGCCAAGCTGCGGGGCACCGGCGCCATCGACTTTGGCTACATCGGTAAAATTTTGCTGATCCTGTTGGGCATGTACCTGCTGTCCTCGGCGTTCAGCTTTATCCAGAGCTGGCTGATGAGCGGCCTGTCCCAGAAAGTCTGCTATGATTTCCGCCGTCAGATCAGTGAAAAGATCGACCGCCTGCCTCTGGCCTATTTTGAAAAGCGCACCGTGGGCGAAGTGCTCTCCCGCATCACCAACGATGTGGACACCCTGGGCCAAAGCCTGAACCAGTCGGTCACACAGCTGATCACCAGCGTGACCACCATGATCGGCGTGCTCATCATGATGCTGTCCATCAGTCCCAAAATGACGCTGATCGCACTGCTGATCCTGCCGGTCTCGTTGGCGCTGGTGCTGCTGGTGGTCAAATTCAGCCAGAAATATTTTAAGGCGCAGCAGGCAACGCTGGGCGTTGTCAATGGCCAGGTCGAGGAGATCTACTCCGGCCACAACGTCATCAAGGCTTTCAATCGTGAGAACGCCGTGCTCGCAGATTTCAATGCCGCCAACGATAAATTGTACGAATCCGCGTGGAAAAGCCAGTTCCTCTCCGGCCTGATGCAGCCCATCATGAACTTTGTGGGCAACCTGGGGTACGTGGCCGTAGCTGTGGCGGGCAGTATTTTTGCTGCCGCCGGTGCTATCACCATCGGTGACATCCAGGCGTTCATCCAGTACGTCAAAAACTTCACCCAGCCCATCCAGCAGTTGGCGCAGGTATCCAACATGCTGCAAAGCATGGCCGCCGCGTCGGAACGTGTGTTTGAATTTTTGGGCGAGGAAGAGGAGGACCAGCTGGCTGATCCGGCCTGCCGTGCCGACCCGGCCGCCATCGACGGGCAGGTCACCTTCGACCACGTCCGCTTTGGCTACACGCCGGAAAAGACCGTCATCCACGATTTCAGCTGCAAGGTCCGGCCCGGCCAGAAGGTGGCCATCGTCGGTCCCACCGGCGCAGGCAAGACCACCATGGTCAAGCTGCTGATGCGTTTTTACGATGTGGACGCCGGTGCTATCACCTTAAACGGCCGCAATGTGCGGGACTTTGACCGCAGTGCCCTGCGGGAAGGCTTCGGCATGGTATTGCAGGATACCTGGCTGTTCAAGGGTACTATTATGGAGAACATCCGCTACGGCCGCCTGGATGCCACCGATGAGGAAGTCATCGCTGCCGCCAAGGCTGCCAATGCCGACCACTTCATCCGCACGCTGCCCGGCGGCTACCAGATGGAGCTGAACGAGGACGCCTCCAACGTCAGCCAGGGCCAGAAACAGCTGTTGACCATCGCCCGCGCCATCCTGGCGGATAACCGCATCCTGATTCTGGATGAAGCAACGTCCAGTGTGGATACCCGCACCGAGCAGCGCATCCAGTCCGCCATGGACCGCCTGATGAAGGGCCGTACCAGCTTCGTCATTGCCCACCGCCTGTCCACCATCCGTGATGCCGACAAGATTTTGGTCATGCGGGATGGCGACATTGTGGAGCAGGGCACCCACGATGAGCTGATCGACCAGGGCGGCTTCTACGCTGATCTGTATAATTCCCAGTTCGAGGATGTGACGGCGTAA
- a CDS encoding amino acid racemase — translation MLIDHTPASCDQDHIDIVISSRASTPDRTAFIMGESKDDPFAVMEQDGFSLVHYGATVIAIPCNTAHYFYDRLAEALPVPVLNMPRLTVADAKAAGCTKLGILATDGTLQAETYQIACRDAGIEWAAPAGDHQDDIMSVIYDDIKQGRRADMAKFGGAVHDLKKQGCDMAVLGCTELSLVKRDEHLGKFFIDSTEVLCRHALEACGVTPIGF, via the coding sequence ATGCTGATCGACCATACCCCCGCATCCTGTGACCAGGATCATATTGACATCGTCATTTCCTCCCGCGCGTCCACGCCGGATCGCACGGCGTTCATCATGGGCGAAAGCAAGGACGATCCCTTCGCTGTCATGGAGCAGGACGGTTTCAGCCTGGTGCACTACGGCGCTACGGTCATTGCTATCCCCTGCAACACCGCCCACTATTTCTACGACCGCCTGGCCGAGGCACTGCCCGTGCCGGTGCTGAACATGCCACGCCTGACCGTGGCCGACGCCAAGGCTGCAGGCTGCACTAAGCTGGGCATCCTGGCTACCGACGGCACCCTGCAGGCCGAGACCTACCAGATCGCCTGCCGCGATGCGGGCATCGAGTGGGCCGCCCCCGCCGGCGACCACCAGGACGACATCATGTCGGTCATCTACGACGACATCAAGCAGGGCCGCCGCGCCGACATGGCCAAGTTCGGCGGTGCTGTGCACGACCTGAAAAAGCAGGGCTGCGATATGGCCGTCCTGGGCTGCACCGAGTTGAGCCTCGTCAAGCGGGACGAGCACCTGGGTAAATTCTTCATCGACAGCACCGAGGTGCTTTGCCGCCACGCGCTGGAAGCCTGCGGCGTAACACCCATCGGGTTTTAA
- a CDS encoding ATP-binding protein — protein MKRLSLQWRITLMSVLLIGITCVVMNLLLCSSGVYYMDTIADSLQGGSTVILNEGGAASFDPELIAPNEELTIVVDGAQGSFRTTNWYITAVVTLLSGMLTYFVSGRALKPLRSFASHVEQVQLNNLADMRIDEDVIPEFQQLSHSFNQMLERLNNAFAAQRQFTGNAAHELRTPLTLMQAQLDLFSSEHPDVLPETAEFLALLREQTERLTRLTKTLLEMSNLRQVARNEQIQLAPMIEEIFTDLAPLVEKRGITLEADGDGVITGSDALIYRLIFNLTENAVKYNRPGGSVRVCVIQETEKLLIRVSDTGCGIPDEYQQSIFQPFFRVDKSRSREYGGAGLGLSLVWEIANLHGGSVWVEESSEKGTTIAVELPVQ, from the coding sequence ATGAAGCGGCTTTCCTTGCAGTGGCGCATCACACTGATGTCCGTCCTGCTCATCGGCATCACCTGTGTGGTCATGAATTTGCTGCTCTGTTCCTCCGGTGTGTACTATATGGACACCATTGCGGACAGCTTACAGGGCGGCAGCACGGTGATCCTGAATGAGGGTGGAGCGGCGAGCTTTGACCCGGAACTCATAGCGCCCAACGAGGAGTTGACCATCGTCGTCGATGGGGCGCAGGGGAGCTTCCGCACCACCAACTGGTACATCACGGCTGTGGTAACGCTACTCAGCGGTATGCTGACCTATTTTGTCAGCGGACGCGCGCTCAAGCCCCTGCGCAGCTTTGCCTCGCATGTGGAGCAGGTGCAGCTGAACAATCTTGCCGATATGAGGATCGATGAAGACGTCATTCCAGAATTCCAGCAGCTGAGCCACTCGTTCAACCAGATGCTGGAGCGGCTGAACAATGCCTTTGCCGCCCAGCGGCAGTTCACCGGCAATGCCGCCCACGAGTTGCGCACGCCGTTGACGCTGATGCAGGCGCAGCTGGACCTGTTTTCCTCAGAGCACCCCGACGTGCTGCCGGAGACTGCGGAGTTTCTCGCCCTCCTGCGGGAGCAGACGGAACGGCTGACCCGACTGACCAAGACTCTGCTGGAGATGAGCAATCTGCGGCAAGTGGCACGGAACGAGCAGATCCAGCTCGCTCCCATGATCGAGGAGATCTTTACGGATCTCGCGCCACTGGTGGAAAAGCGCGGCATCACGCTGGAGGCGGATGGCGACGGCGTTATTACCGGCAGCGATGCGCTGATCTACCGGCTGATCTTCAACCTGACAGAGAACGCCGTCAAGTACAATCGCCCCGGCGGCTCGGTGAGGGTCTGCGTCATACAGGAAACGGAAAAACTCCTGATTCGCGTTTCCGATACCGGCTGTGGTATTCCGGATGAGTATCAGCAGAGCATCTTCCAGCCCTTTTTCCGTGTTGATAAGTCCCGCAGCCGCGAGTACGGCGGTGCGGGGCTGGGGCTCTCGCTGGTGTGGGAGATCGCCAATCTCCACGGCGGCTCCGTTTGGGTGGAGGAGAGTTCGGAGAAGGGCACCACCATTGCGGTGGAGCTGCCGGTACAGTGA
- a CDS encoding response regulator transcription factor, with protein MHLLVIEDERALCETIVRSLRRQAYSVDCCYDGEKALELLGVERYDLVLLDLNLPKKDGMTVLRTLRQTDRETKVLILSARGEVEDKVEGLDAGANDYLAKPFHLAELEARIRSLTLRQFTQQDVLLTCGDLTFDTRSRTTTANGQTLTLTRKETGILEYLMVHQGRPVSQEELMDHVWDNSVDSFSNSIRVHISALRKKLRAALGYDPIRNRIGEGYLMGGEEE; from the coding sequence ATGCACCTTTTAGTAATTGAAGACGAACGCGCCCTGTGTGAAACCATCGTCCGCAGCCTACGGCGCCAAGCATACAGCGTGGACTGCTGCTACGACGGGGAGAAGGCGTTGGAGCTTCTGGGCGTGGAGCGCTACGATCTGGTGCTGCTGGATCTGAACCTGCCGAAGAAGGACGGCATGACAGTGCTGCGCACCCTGCGGCAGACCGACCGGGAGACAAAGGTGCTGATCCTCTCCGCCCGGGGTGAGGTGGAGGACAAGGTGGAGGGGTTAGATGCCGGGGCCAATGATTATCTGGCAAAGCCCTTTCATCTTGCCGAGCTGGAGGCTCGCATTCGCAGCCTGACCCTGCGGCAGTTCACCCAGCAGGATGTACTGCTGACCTGCGGGGACCTGACCTTTGACACCCGCTCCCGTACCACCACCGCCAACGGGCAGACGCTGACGCTCACCCGCAAGGAAACAGGGATACTCGAATACCTGATGGTGCATCAGGGACGGCCCGTGAGTCAGGAGGAACTGATGGATCACGTTTGGGACAACAGCGTGGACAGCTTCAGCAATTCCATTCGCGTCCACATCTCCGCCCTGCGCAAAAAGCTCCGCGCCGCGCTGGGCTATGACCCCATCCGCAACCGCATCGGCGAGGGCTATCTGATGGGAGGTGAGGAGGAATGA